Proteins encoded together in one Megasphaera vaginalis (ex Bordigoni et al. 2020) window:
- a CDS encoding nitroreductase family protein, whose protein sequence is MSTLIDAFAKRRTNYALDKNVTIAQSAIIKTVQDVIHEVPSAFNMQSGKVIVAFGKKHDKIWQIAMDTLRAIVPAENFGTTEAKINSFAAAYGTILYFDNTAVVKSMQEQFPLYADNFPVWAQQANGMMQFGVWSALTDLGLGVNMQHYNPLIDGAVKNEFQVPAEWQLIAQMPFGNPTAVPDPIAKDPIDERVLVFDK, encoded by the coding sequence ATGTCAACTCTTATTGATGCGTTTGCAAAACGCCGTACAAACTATGCTTTAGATAAAAATGTGACGATTGCCCAAAGTGCAATTATAAAAACAGTTCAAGATGTTATTCATGAAGTTCCATCTGCCTTCAATATGCAGTCCGGTAAAGTCATCGTGGCTTTCGGCAAAAAGCACGACAAAATCTGGCAGATTGCCATGGATACGTTACGGGCCATCGTACCGGCCGAAAATTTCGGCACGACAGAAGCAAAAATCAATTCCTTCGCCGCCGCTTACGGTACAATCCTTTATTTTGATAATACTGCCGTTGTAAAATCGATGCAGGAACAATTTCCCCTTTACGCCGACAATTTTCCCGTCTGGGCTCAGCAGGCAAACGGCATGATGCAGTTCGGCGTCTGGTCGGCGCTCACCGACTTGGGATTAGGCGTCAATATGCAGCATTATAATCCGCTGATTGACGGTGCCGTTAAGAACGAATTTCAGGTTCCCGCCGAATGGCAATTAATCGCGCAGATGCCTTTCGGCAATCCTACAGCCGTCCCCGATCCGATCGCCAAAGATCCGATCGATGAACGAGTTCTCGTATTCGATAAATAA
- a CDS encoding anaerobic nitric oxide reductase flavorubredoxin yields the protein MAKKVTEKVTWVGKIDWELARFHGDEYSTDKGSSYNSYLIRDQKTVLMDTVWKPFDKEFVENLKAEIDLNDIDYIVMNHSESDHSGALPLLMKEIPHTPIYCTAKGEAIIRGHYHQDWNFVNVKTGDTLDLGESRLVFIEATMLHWPDTMFTYMTGENILFSNDGFGQHYASELLFNDKVDQAELYREAMKYYANILNLYSPMVTKKIKEILDMNVPVSMICPSHGVIWRDNPLQIVEAYQQWAAAYQENQVTIIYDTMWNSTRRMAECIGEGIREIDPSITVKLFNSAKEDKNDICTEVFKSKAVLVGSPTINYGFLFSIGGIIEMMKGLKFKNKKAAAFGSYGWSGDAPKQITELLKGSGFAVVQEPLRCMWVPDDKAKDLCRQFGRDFAASISD from the coding sequence ATGGCAAAGAAGGTTACAGAAAAAGTTACTTGGGTCGGAAAGATTGATTGGGAGCTTGCTCGGTTTCATGGGGATGAGTATTCGACGGATAAGGGCTCGTCATATAATTCATACCTGATTCGCGATCAGAAAACCGTTTTGATGGATACGGTTTGGAAACCGTTCGACAAAGAGTTTGTTGAAAATTTGAAAGCGGAAATAGACTTGAATGACATCGATTATATTGTCATGAACCACAGTGAAAGCGATCACAGCGGCGCCTTGCCGTTACTGATGAAAGAAATCCCCCATACGCCGATTTACTGCACGGCGAAGGGTGAAGCAATCATTCGCGGTCATTATCATCAGGATTGGAATTTTGTCAATGTCAAGACCGGCGATACGCTGGATCTCGGGGAAAGCCGCCTGGTTTTCATCGAAGCGACGATGCTCCATTGGCCTGATACGATGTTTACGTATATGACCGGTGAAAATATTCTTTTCAGTAATGACGGATTCGGGCAGCATTATGCCAGTGAGTTGTTGTTCAATGACAAGGTTGATCAGGCGGAATTGTACCGTGAGGCAATGAAGTATTATGCGAATATTTTGAACCTGTACAGTCCGATGGTAACGAAGAAGATCAAGGAAATTTTGGATATGAATGTGCCCGTGTCTATGATCTGTCCGAGCCACGGCGTCATTTGGCGGGATAATCCGCTGCAGATCGTTGAGGCGTATCAGCAGTGGGCGGCGGCGTACCAGGAAAATCAAGTCACGATCATTTACGATACGATGTGGAATTCGACGCGCCGCATGGCGGAATGTATTGGCGAAGGTATTCGTGAAATTGATCCGTCGATTACGGTTAAGTTGTTTAATTCGGCCAAAGAAGATAAAAACGATATTTGTACGGAAGTATTCAAATCGAAGGCCGTTCTTGTCGGTTCGCCGACGATCAATTACGGGTTCCTGTTTTCCATTGGCGGCATCATTGAAATGATGAAGGGCCTTAAATTCAAGAACAAGAAGGCGGCGGCTTTCGGCAGCTACGGTTGGAGCGGTGATGCGCCGAAGCAAATTACTGAGCTGTTGAAGGGCAGCGGTTTTGCCGTTGTGCAGGAACCGTTGCGGTGCATGTGGGTGCCTGATGATAAGGCAAAGGACTTGTGCCGGCAGTTTGGCAGGGATTTTGCCGCTTCTATATCGGATTGA
- a CDS encoding MTH1187 family thiamine-binding protein — protein sequence MNTLIAVCIAPCGTGDEYAPYVSQIVKIIRESGLPNRTNAMFTEIEGEWDDVMAVVKKATFSLAEQGIRTEVMLKADIRPGYTNMMERKVAVINEILDNEK from the coding sequence ATGAACACACTTATTGCTGTTTGCATTGCACCCTGCGGTACGGGCGACGAATATGCGCCTTACGTTTCTCAGATCGTAAAAATCATTCGCGAATCAGGACTCCCGAACCGTACCAATGCCATGTTCACCGAAATCGAAGGCGAATGGGACGATGTCATGGCCGTCGTCAAAAAAGCCACCTTCTCCCTGGCCGAACAGGGGATCCGGACAGAAGTCATGCTGAAAGCCGATATTCGTCCCGGCTACACAAATATGATGGAGCGCAAGGTAGCCGTCATTAACGAAATATTGGACAACGAAAAGTAA
- the thiM gene encoding hydroxyethylthiazole kinase codes for MYTMETMRQEIAAAVEKVRALKPLAPSITNTVTVNFVANAQLAAGGTAAMIYLPDEAEALAEAGASFYINVGTLLPIYRETVPLAAQKLHALHKPWVLDPVAIGIGSLRTELLSLLKNYPPAVIRGNASEIIALAGLWNLSGGTETSNVHGVDSTDTVQAARLAAISLARFTGGAVAVSGTVDLITDGRQAVCSYGGSSLMESITGCGCSLGGVIAVYSAVASPFIAALCGTAAYNFAGREAERHAAGTGSFQLAFLDALYNASPKDISLTQFTLEEV; via the coding sequence ATGTATACAATGGAAACTATGCGGCAGGAAATTGCCGCCGCCGTCGAAAAAGTCCGAGCCTTGAAGCCGTTGGCGCCATCCATTACCAACACGGTAACCGTCAACTTCGTCGCCAATGCCCAACTTGCCGCAGGCGGTACGGCGGCGATGATCTATCTGCCCGATGAAGCAGAGGCGCTGGCCGAGGCAGGAGCCTCGTTTTATATCAACGTCGGTACATTGCTGCCGATCTACCGGGAAACCGTGCCGCTGGCGGCGCAAAAGCTGCACGCACTGCACAAGCCGTGGGTCCTGGATCCCGTTGCCATCGGCATCGGCTCGTTGCGCACGGAGCTTCTGTCGCTGTTGAAAAACTATCCGCCAGCCGTAATTCGCGGCAACGCTTCCGAAATCATTGCCCTCGCAGGCCTATGGAATCTTTCGGGCGGCACGGAAACGTCAAACGTACACGGTGTGGACTCGACGGATACGGTCCAGGCCGCCCGATTGGCAGCAATTTCACTGGCCCGCTTTACAGGCGGCGCCGTCGCCGTTTCCGGCACTGTCGATCTGATCACGGACGGCCGGCAAGCGGTCTGCTCTTACGGCGGTTCCTCCCTCATGGAATCCATTACCGGCTGCGGCTGCTCTCTCGGCGGCGTCATAGCCGTTTACAGCGCCGTCGCTTCACCATTTATCGCCGCCCTTTGCGGCACAGCCGCATATAATTTCGCCGGCAGAGAAGCGGAACGGCACGCCGCCGGAACAGGATCTTTTCAACTTGCTTTTCTCGATGCCTTATACAACGCATCGCCTAAAGATATCAGTTTAACGCAGTTTACACTCGAGGAGGTATGA
- a CDS encoding pyridoxamine kinase, with translation MKKQKKIAVVNDVTGFGRCAAAVQLPLISAMKVQACIFPTAILSVHTGFPAYYIDDYAERMPRYLDSWQENGLVFDGILTGFLGSVGQVDIVKECLLRVGREDSCIVVDPVMGDNGSVYASYTDALCRAMKSLLPYATIVTPNLTEACRLAERPYVDEERISDKELIELAETLAASGPSGVAITGLHRKNCMRTLVYEREKGASFLETEKVGGARSGTGDVFSAIVAAGVVQGMPLDDAVMKAMSFICRVLRHTLDVQEPEMYGLVFEEFLTEL, from the coding sequence GTGAAGAAACAGAAGAAAATCGCCGTCGTCAATGACGTGACGGGATTCGGCCGTTGTGCCGCCGCCGTCCAGCTTCCGTTGATTTCGGCAATGAAGGTGCAGGCCTGTATCTTTCCTACGGCAATCCTGTCGGTGCATACAGGGTTTCCTGCTTATTATATTGATGATTACGCAGAGCGGATGCCGCGGTATTTGGACAGCTGGCAGGAGAACGGACTTGTTTTCGACGGTATCCTGACCGGATTTTTGGGGTCAGTTGGTCAAGTGGATATTGTCAAAGAGTGTTTGCTTCGCGTTGGCAGAGAGGACAGCTGTATCGTTGTCGATCCGGTCATGGGCGATAACGGCAGCGTCTACGCTTCCTACACTGACGCCTTGTGTCGCGCCATGAAGTCGCTGCTGCCATATGCGACGATCGTTACGCCGAATTTGACGGAAGCCTGCCGTTTGGCGGAGCGTCCATATGTTGATGAAGAGCGTATTTCCGACAAGGAATTGATCGAATTGGCGGAAACATTGGCCGCGTCGGGGCCGTCGGGCGTCGCCATTACGGGGCTGCACAGAAAAAACTGCATGCGAACCTTGGTGTATGAACGGGAAAAAGGCGCCTCTTTTTTGGAAACGGAAAAGGTCGGCGGGGCGCGTTCCGGAACGGGCGATGTCTTTTCCGCCATTGTCGCCGCCGGCGTTGTGCAGGGGATGCCGCTGGACGATGCCGTAATGAAGGCGATGTCGTTTATTTGCCGCGTATTGCGCCATACTTTGGACGTACAGGAACCGGAAATGTACGGGTTGGTCTTTGAAGAGTTTTTAACGGAGTTATGA
- a CDS encoding TatD family nuclease-associated radical SAM protein — MIIYMAEQGRYLSPAESLRHDATRMRSLYVNLTNRCPCSCTFCLRTMKDMRDDMTLWLQQEPSVEEVKEALDGAPWPVINEVVFCGFGEPTERLETVVMLLRHIREAYPAVKTRINTNGLSDLLYGRNTAKDFAGGLLDTISISLNEYSAERYLAVTRSRFGLDSYDAMLTFAEHCKAYIPQVVMTVVDQVESPAAIEKCRQICSQRGLTLRVRRYEGN, encoded by the coding sequence ATGATCATTTATATGGCCGAGCAGGGGCGCTATCTCAGTCCGGCGGAAAGTTTGCGACATGATGCGACGCGAATGCGCAGCTTATATGTCAACTTGACGAATCGGTGCCCTTGCAGCTGTACTTTTTGTCTGCGAACGATGAAAGACATGCGCGACGATATGACCTTGTGGCTCCAACAGGAGCCGTCGGTAGAAGAAGTGAAGGAGGCCTTGGACGGGGCGCCTTGGCCGGTTATTAACGAAGTCGTGTTTTGCGGGTTCGGAGAACCGACGGAACGCTTGGAAACGGTCGTAATGCTCCTGCGCCATATCCGGGAAGCCTATCCTGCTGTCAAGACGAGGATCAATACGAACGGCTTATCCGATTTGCTTTACGGGCGCAATACGGCGAAGGATTTTGCCGGAGGTCTCCTTGATACGATTTCCATCAGCCTGAATGAATACAGTGCGGAACGATATCTGGCCGTGACCCGCAGCCGCTTCGGACTGGACTCTTATGACGCGATGTTGACGTTTGCCGAGCATTGCAAAGCCTATATTCCCCAGGTCGTCATGACCGTTGTCGATCAGGTGGAGTCACCGGCAGCAATCGAGAAGTGTCGTCAAATTTGTTCTCAGCGAGGCTTGACGTTGCGCGTGCGGCGCTATGAGGGAAATTGA